The Psychrobacter sp. P11G3 genomic interval ACTCTACAAACTTAGCAACCTCATCATTTACTTCAACAGGTGACTTACCATTGCCCTGCTCATCAGCACCTGTCGCTGCATTTAGGCAAGCGGTCTGCGTTGGCATACAGGATTCGTTAGGACGGATGTTGGACGTCAGACCCATGTCTTCGTTAAAGGCACTTTGGTTCTGAGTAATCAGCTTGGTTTGACCCGCTTTCCACCCAAATCGTCCAAGCGCACGCTTACCCGTTTGCGGATCCATTACCCAGTTAAATTTACCACTGATATCACCATTGCTACTGTCGCTGGCTTGTTTTTTAATGTCATCGTCAGGTATTTGCTCTAGTAGCCCAAGCCCAATCATCGGTAGCGCCACACGCGGCGATACCATCATGTCATCGTCAAAAGCACCGTAACCAGGTTTGGTCAAATTAAACGTTGGCGCACGTAGCGTCTCGACGTACCCATCAGCAAAGGTAACTGGTTTATCTGTCCATTGCACCGCAATTCTGGCTTCAGCAGGCACGCCCTGAATACCACGATCTTGTAGCTGGCCACCATACATAGGATGAGCCACCTTTTCAATTAGCGAATCCTGTAGCTGCTTGCGCTGCTCATCGGTCGTCGCTGGCATAGACAGCCGAATTAACAAACTATCAGCATCATCATTGGCAGTCATCGGCGCATGACCTCGCCCATCTTTGACATGACAAGACTGGCAAGCGGCCACATTGAATAATGCGCCCAGTCCATCACGACTATCAGTACTAGCAGGAGCAACCACCCATGGCTGTTTGAAAAACGCGTTACCAATAAAGAATGATCCTTTACGAGAAGCTGCTAGATTCGATGAAGGCTTCGAGTAGCTCTCAGCACTGCTAATGCTAATACCAGAGTCACCGCCCTGCTTGATCTCTTGAGGATCAAAGCTCACCAGTTGCTGCATTGGCACACCTGCCAGTGCTTCTATATTTTTGACGTGTTCGGCCGACAGCGATTGGCTGTTTTCACTGCTGCTTTCATTACTTGAGGCCTGCTCTGAAGTAACATCAGAAACATCGTCAGAAGTGTCGTCAGAAACGCTATCAGATGGTTGACATGCACTGATAGCCATTGCACTGGCGATAATTAGCGCAAGCTTAGAGGGTATATGTCGTAGGATTTGAGTAGCAAGAGGAGAATCAGAGGGGTTAACATTATTGGCGTTCATAGAAATTAATTGCCTTAGCGCTAGAGTAGAACCATTAAAATTTTGTCATACCATCTCATTATATGTCGTCACAATCATTGCCTATCGACATATAATGAAATGGTACACCGGCCAATTGGCTTATTTAATGCTCGTAAAAATGCGTTGCCAACGGTGGCTGACAACGCACGTATTATATCTAATCTAAGTATCTAATAAACAGCGGTTACTGACCTATAACGACTAATAAAACGTCACAAAGCCAATGAAAGGCTTTTAAATAAGGACCGCTAGCTTAAATTTTTCTTAAAACTGTGACCCAGCATCTGCGTCTAGATTATCGATGCCAACTGCTTTTGCAGCGTTTTCGATACTGGCCGTCAGCTCTTGTAAGCTAGTGATGCCCGCTTCAACCCATCCACGACGGATGTTTTGTTCTTCAGCAGAGATACCTTCTTGGCTAGCTTGACCGACAGTTGCAATCATCTGATCAATCTTGATGCCGTCTTTTTCGCCTTTTTTAACGATAACGTTGAACGCGCCTTCTACTTTGTTGAACTCAGCAGCCAATTTATCAGCGGCTTCTGTATGTCCGTTATCCGTTAGATAATCTTTGATACCGTAGCCGCCAACTGTCTTACCAGCGACTGTTGTATAGCTACCATTAAAGACGTTTTGGATACCGCGCGCATTATTAGCATAGCTCAGATGAGTCAAATCACTAAAGCATTCGTGCTCATCTTCGGTAGAGCCAGTAACAAAAGCGACCTGCATACGCTCAGAAGCAAGCTCACCTAATGCTAGGCTACCCATTTGATACATAATTTGGCGCAGACCATTATCATATTTGCGCGCTATCAAATCACTACGCAAAGTATTTTCAGTATCAGGCTGCCACTGTGCTTCCATCGCGGTCAAATCATCAACCAATAGTTGAGTTGCAGCAGTTAAGAATTCCCCGCGGCGCTCACAGATACCGGCATCTTCGTTGACGGTCTCACCACTAGTACACTGTCCGGCTTCAGCCACATAGTCAGCGACTGGGCGATTACCTGCGCCTTCTTTCACGCCATTGTTGTCTTGACCCCACAGCATAAATTCAATGGCATGATAGCCAGTGGTTACATTGGCTTCACTACCACCGATTTCATTCATTTCTGCAAGTAGCTCAGGTGTGATTGTACTGGTATCTTGCTTGATACTACCGACAGTAATGCTGTCGCTATTGATGATGTTCTCTTGGCTGTTATATTCGCCTTCATAGTCGTCACCAACATAATCAATCAATGCTTCATCAAGTGGCCAAGCATTGATCTGCCCTTCCCAGCTATCAATACTGTTGATAGCACGTTTATCATTGGCAGTCACAAAGCCTTCATCAAAACGGAAAATTTCAGTTTGTGAATACGGCTGACGTGCTGCTTTATAGGCAGCTTTTGCAGCATCAAGGTTTTCTTGTGTTGGGGTGGCCACGTATGTTTCTACCGCAGTTTGTAGCGCTTTGGCCGTGTCCAACGAATCTTTATAAGCGGCGTGTGCCATATTTGCATAACTGATAATCAATCTATCAATATGTGCTTTTTCGGCAGTAGTCATCTCTGAATTATCAGCTGTCTCTGTGTTTGCTACTTCTGTTTGCGTTTCTGTCGCAGCATTGGTGTCTTCATCGGCTTGCTTTGTACAGCCCGACACCATTAACAATCCTGCAAGTGCAACAGCTAAAGTAGTTGGTAAAAGCTTACGGCTCGTTACTGTGGTAATCGTCATACATATCCTCAAGAAATATAGCAAAAAATTCGTTTTGGTTAAGTAGCCTCAATTATTTTGATAATCAAGCCATGTTACAGCAGGCTATCTTAGCCATGCACATTGACTCTCAGTGCGCACGATAAGACGTTTAATATTGCATTGATAGCAAACACTGACAAATTATAGTGTTATTGATAATCATTATCAATATTTAATTTAATATTAACTATATCTATCAATCATCACTGTTTTATTCAAACTGAAAATACAAAAAAAGAGCCAGCATATTGCTGACTCTTTTTGAAATATATGTGCTCAAATATCTAGCACATACTTAATAGCTATATAGCTATTTATTAGTTATAACTATTTATTAGTTTACGCTCTGTGGTGCGTTAACTGTTAGCTCAACACGGCGGTTTTGACCACGGCCATATTCAGTGTTGTTGTCTGCGATTGGACGTGACTCACCGTAAGCAACAACATTTACACGGTTTGAAGCAACACCGCGAGCTGTTAAGTAGTTAGCAACTGAGTAAGCACGATCACGTGACAGACCCATGTTATAAGATGCTGAACCTTTGCTATCAGTGTGACCAGCGATAGTAATTGTGTTTTGGTTATACTGGTTCATCGTTGAAGCAAGCTTATCAAGCGTTGGCTTGAATGATGAGCTAAGGGTTGCATCATCAAATGAAAACGTGATGCTACCTGGCATAACCAAATCAATGTTACCAGTGGTTGGGTTCTGCTCAACAGTTACGCCTGTGCCAGCCATTTGCTGCTCAAGTTGACGAGCTTGACGCTCCATGTAGTAACCAACGCCTGCACCTAGTGCTGCGCCGATAGCTGCATCACGACCAGTTTTGTCGCCGCCTGTTGCTTTTGAGATAGTTGCACCACCTGCTGCACCAACTAGACCACCTAGAGCAGCTTTGTTTAGACGCTGTTGTCCAGTGTTTGGATCTGTTGTACAACCACTAAGTGCTAGACCTGATGCTACTGCTGCAATCATTAAAGTATTACGCATAATATTTCCTCTTAAGTTTAAAAAATCGTGCTTTTTATAAAGATTGTCCATTAATCTTTTTTAAGTACTTATCTACATTCCCCATTATTATGGCAACTACAACCTATCTCTGTGTAATATTTTGTCATACCTCTGTATGAGAAGTGCAGGTTATATTTCAATGATTTTATAGGTCAAATCTTCGTGCCTTGCTACCACTAGTCACGTTTACAGCCGTACACTACAACATGTTTCTGCTAAAATTATATTGCTGAATTTGTCGGCTTTAAATAGTCATAATTTAAAGCTTTACGTTCATAATATTACTGACTTGATGACTAGGACAGATTCAGCGACATACGGCTTATTATTAATCAGATAGACTGAAAAGGATTGAGCATGCGATTGACATCTACCATTCGAAAAATGCATAAACGTTCGCCTAAACTAGGCAAAGCTATGTCGCTTGCAACAGCCACTGGTGTCATCGCCGCCAATAGCTTCGGTGGTAGTATTCCTTTATGGCTAATGGGCGTCGGTAAAGTCATTACTGGCGCCTCTATTGCAGACAAAGCCGTCATCAAAATTGCTACTCACTGGATCAGCAGCAACAGTGCTTTGATCGACAATATGTTGCCTCGCAAAGATTGGCGTATCAACCTACCGGACGATATTCATACTAATGGTAAATACCTGCTAGTAAGCAACCACCAATCATGGGTTGATACCAGCATCGTGCAGTATATTGGCGAAAAACGTTTGCCACTCACGCGATTTTTTACCAAGTTTGAGCTGATCTACATCCCTATCGTTGGTCAAGCTTTTTACTTTTTAGATTTTCCAATGATGCGCCGACACTCAAAAGAAGCCATCGCCAAAAACCCTGCGCTAAAAGGCAAAGACATCGAAGAAGCCAAACGTGCCTGCGCCCTACTAAAAGACAAACCTTTTACCTTATTAAATTATTTGGAAGGTACTCGTTTTACCAAAGCCAAACAAGCTCAGCAAAAATCGCCTTATACGCACTTATTAAAACCTCGTGCAGGCGGATTATCATTGGCTATCAGCGCGCTAGGTGAAGATATCGATGGCATATTAGACATGACCATCGTATACCCTGATGGTGTGCCAAGCTATGGGGATCTTTGGAAAGGTAATATCAAACGCTTGGGCGTTGACTTGCGCTACATCGACATACCAGATGCGTTGTTCGAAAGTATCAAACAAGGTGGCTACGAAAATGATGAAGACACAAAAGCTCAAATGTTCGACTGGGTTGAACAGGTGTGGCGTCAAAAAGATGAACGCATCAGCACTATGTTGGCAGATTTTGAAACCAATCCTAAAACGTAAAATGCCTAATGAGAATGCTCAGCAATACTAAATTGGCTGACCGTTAGACCTTATCAAATACCAAGCACAGTCTATGCAAGCGTACTAAGTACTAAATATCGATGTAACAAACGTTAATGTAATAAGTATCGAGCACGAGATAAAAAGTTATAGGGCAATAAAGTTGCGGGTACAAATGTCACAATAGTCATATCTTACTTATGATGTTTACTGTTAAAACAGCCATGCATCATAAGTAAATTTTAATCAAAGATGGGTTGTTTTTTAGCCTTATTCATTGATAATGTGACTAATCATGAACTCATAGATTTTCGATGTCTACTTTGATAGTAAATGGTAGTAAATATCGAATTCTTACCCATTTTTTGTGCCATTTATTACTTATAAGGTATGACTGTGCCCACCTCTACTACTAGCTCGCCGTTAGCTACCGAATCTGTTTTGAGTCAGCCTCCTTATCCAATAAGTGATGAGCCACCAAAACCGAACCATCCAAAGCCGAGTCGCTTTAAGCTCACTTACGATATTGTCATGATTATTGCCATCAGTATTGATCTGCTATTGATCAGTATCGATGCTATTTTGATGAGCAATTTTAGTAGTAATGCTGCAGAATGGCTAACCATCAGTGAAGCGCTCAATTGGTATCAGAACACTCTACATGATCCTCTACGCACTGCTGGAGGTTTTTTTACTATCTTTTTGGTCGTTGAGTTGCTATTGCGCTGGGCGATTGCCATCAAACAAAAAGTCTATTATCGCTGGTTCTTTTTCCCATTCGTTCATTGGTACGAAGTATTAGGCTGTTTTCCGCAGCTACGTGCTTTGCGACTGCTGCGAGCGGTCGTTATTGGACGACGTCTATATCAGCTTGGTTATCAAGTACTGCCGCAGACGTGGATCAACCGAATCAAGTTCTACATTGACCTGCTGTTAGAAGAGCTCTCCGATCGCGTTATTTTGACCGCGATACAGAACTTTCGACAAGAGCTAACCAGTTCAGACACGCATAAATCATTCATTGAGTCGACGATTGCAAAAAATCGAAATGAGATTGAAGCGGCCGTATTATCCGTGCTGCGTACAGAGCTTGCACCAAAGCTGCAGGAACTGACTGCCTCATCAGGTGGCGGCAGTATATTGGCGAGCGAAATGGGCAATGCTATTGAAGAAGGATTGGCCAACACACCTGAATTGCGCCGCTATCTACGCATGATACCGATCGCGGGCAGTCTGATTGAATCACAGCTACATCACGTCGGGCACAATATCGGTGAAAACGTCGTAAATGCATTAAACAAGCGGCTTTTGGACCCTAAGCGCTTGGATATATTAATGATGGAAATTGCTAGCGTTATTGCTCAAATAGATACCAATAATACAGCGCTAGATACCTTAATTTCTAGTATCATTGATGACAGTTTGACTGCGTTTGAAGCACAAGTAAAAGTGCAGCAATGGAAGCACCAAGATATGTTAAATCTATAGTTTAGCTATCTAATAGCATGATGTAATAAGAGACATAATACCGTGACAGAATTATTTTTAAGGGTTTGTATATGACAGTTTCAGCTAACGATAACCAGACTGCACCAGCGCTAGCTTTCTACGGCAAGATGCTGACGTTTTCACGCGTACAGTTTAGTACAAGCGATCTATCAGCTATAGAAGCTCAGCTAACTGAAACGCTCAGCAATAAATCGAGCAATATCCCTATCCTTATTGATAGTGACGTTGAGCAGGATTTATCAGCACTAGTAGAGCTGTTATGGGCGTGGGGATTGCAGCCTATTGGGGTGGTGACAGGTATGCTTGATGCGCAAGCACGTGAGCAGCGCTTAGCGATATTCCCAGCAGATGGTAAGCGTATTGAACGTATATTACCAAGTAAAAAAGCGCCTACTCCTACCCAACCATCACCAGAAAATAACAATGCCGAAACCGTTAGTGCTAATAGCGTCGATGATACTTCTACTACGAGCGAACCTGCTACTGAAACGACACTATCTAGTATGCCCACCGAGACATTGGTAAGTACTCAGCATATTACTAGCTTAATCTATGATCAAATGCTGCGTTCAGGACAAAGCCTCAATCACGTTGGTGGCGACTTGATTTTGACCAGTAGTATCAATAGCGGCGCTGAAGCGATTACTGACAATAGCTTGCATGTATATGGCCGTGCACAAGGGCGTTTGGTGGCAGGCGCAACAGGGGATAAAGATGCCCGTATATTCTGCCAAGTCTTTAATCCTTCATTGGTGTCGGTAGCAGGAACCTATTGCTTACGAGACAACTTACCTGAGCATGTCATCGACAAGTCGGTGCAAGTGAAATTTGTAGAAGGCGAAGGCTTAGTATTTACTGTGATGGATGAAGCTTAAGACGCCATTAAAAATAATACACCGTGAAGTGACTTTATAGAAAACTAAGGTAGTTAAGCTGCTCTATTCGACAAGCCAAAAAGCATAGTTATAATCCTACTAATACCACGCAGAGAGGCTAATTGAGCGATACATAGGTTGTTTTTCTGCTTTAGTATCGAGCTGCTATAAATTTTTGTTTATTTATGCTAGGCTAGCTTCGAAGATAGTGTATATATGTTAGGTAAATAACATGTAATTTTGCTATTTATATAAAAGATATCCCATTGATTCATAGGAGTGTGCCATTGTGGCGAAGATAGTTGTAATCACTTCAGGTAAAGGCGGTGTGGGTAAAACCACGACAAGTGCTTCTTTTGCCGCTGGTTTGGCGTTACGTGGCTATAAAACAGTTGTTATCGACTTTGATGTAGGTCTACGTAATCTAGACTTAATCATGGGTTGCGAAAACAGAATTGTTTATGACTTCGTTGATGTCATCACTGGAAACGCGCGCTTGTCGCAAGCACTTGTCAAAGACAAACAGCTTGAAAACCTATATATTCTGCCCGCCAGTCAGACGCGTGATAAAGACGCATTGACAGACGAAGGGGTATCAGAAGTAATGGCTGAACTCTCTAAACAGTTTGACTATATTATCTGTGACTCGCCTGCCGGTATCGAGCGCGGTGCACAGCTAGCGATGTATCATGCGGATGAAGCTATTATTGTCACTAACCCTGAGATCTCTTCAGTGCGTGACTCAGATAGAATCATCGGTATTCTGCAAAGTCAGACGAAAAAAGTAGAAGAGAACCAAGGGACTGTTCGCGAGCATTTGATTATCACTCGTTATAATCCTGAACGTGCGGCTGCCAATGAGATGATGGATATTGATACTATCTCGAACGATATCCTAAAAGTTCCACTACTTGGTGTTGTTCCCGAGAGCCATTCAGTGCTCGAAGCGTCCAACCATGGCGAACCAGTTATTCATTATACTGACTCTGTTGCTGGTCAATGTTATGAAGACATTGTCGCCCGTTTCTTGGGTGAAGAGCGTCCACTACGTCATATTGACGTGAAGAAAAAGAGTCTATTACAGCGCTGGTTTGGGGGATAATGATGACTAAGAAAAAAGGATTTTGGAGTAGCCTATTTGGTACTGATGACAACAGTAACGCAGGTAGCGCAAATTTAGCAACTGAGCGTTTAAAAGTTATCGTTGCTAGCGAAAACAGATTAAACAATCGCTTAACGGTTGATCGTATCGAAAAAATGAAACGTGAAATCTTAGAAGTTGTGAACAAATACGTTAACGGTGTGCAGATTGATGATGTCAATATTAACCATCGTTCTGAAGACAGCTTAGATGTGTTAGAGATGAATATTAATTTGCCTGAGCATAAGAAATAGCGTTCTAATAGTACGTATTTCTATAATCGATAAAAAAAGCCCCAAGTTTGATACTTGGGGCTTTTTTTATCGATTATAGATTATTTCATACGGGCAATAAGATTGTCTTTTTTGACAAACTGATGGTATAACGCGGCTGCTATATGCAAGACCGTAAAACCAATAATCATCGGCCAGATAATCTCAGTATGCAAGTTATTATAAAAACGAGCCAAGCTTCTATCTGGGGTCACGAATACAGGGATCTGAAAGATACCAAAAATATCAACCGGTCGACCGCCATATACTGCCATCAGTAAGCCAACCATTGGCATAGCAATCAGTATGGCATAGAGAGCAAAATGTGACAGCTGAGATATGAGCATTTGCCATTTTGGCATGGCTAACGGTGGTGGTGCCTTAGTAAAAACGCGGTTGATAACTCGGGCAATCATCCAAAATAACAGGCTCACGCCGAACGCTTTATGATATCCAATAAACACATTGCTATCTAAATTCTCATATAGCAGTATCATTATCCATGTGGTTAACAGTAAGGCTGCACTAATCCAATGAAAAATACGGCTACTAACCGACCACTTTGATACATTCGAGTTGGCATTATTCATGAGTGACTCTACTACCTTTATCAGGAATTATCTCTAATCAGTTTTATAAGCCAGCTAATGCTCTTCAAGAGATGAAGTCATTAACATTACTGGCTTACTATTTATAGAATGGAGAATACCTTAAATACAGGTGAGAATCTAGCCATCTAAATCAATCAGGTGATGGGCAATTTTATCCAAATCTGGCACCAAATAGATTTCGTCATCAATCATCACTGTTTGATATAGATAGGATGAGACGTCATTTTTATCAAAATACTCTTCCCTATCTTCGCCATTGGTAGTACTAAACTGTTCCGGTGTCTCTACATCTTTCACTTCAGAAATTCGTGCTTGCAGCTGACGCAAATTACCTGCCGTCTGTAAGGCAAATCGGTGATTAGTCGTATTACCTTCCAAAACAATCATTTTGTCTGGAGCTTGATCTTGCAGTAGCAAATTAAATACAGCCAAATTTTGTTGTTGCCAGTCGTATCTAGAAACCTGCTGCTGGGACTCATCCACACTCAAAATTAGGCTGCTTGGAATGATCCAGTCCGGCTGGTTAACGGCTGGAACAATAGTGACGTCAAGCATACCGTTGTTGGTAGTCAACAGACTCACAGCCTCAAACGAATGTTTCAAAATTTGTGTCATACGTCACTCGCAATAAGTTAATGTGAATGGCTATCTGCCCTTTCACCAATGTAATCGATTAGTTTTTTTGCTAAATCGGTAGGGCTACCAACAAAATTGCAATACCCTGAGTCAATGATAGCCTGAGGTTGACTTGGACATGCACTCAAACTCGGATCTTGTGCCCATAATTGACTATTATTATCTTGGATTAAGTCTAGATACTGAGAGCCATCATTACCCATACCTGAGAATATAATGTTAATAAGCTCGCTACCATGAACATCACTGGTATTTTTAAGCAACTGCCCGATTGCAGGCTTATATTCACCATGCCAATCTTGATCCAATAGTATCACGCGACCTGTTGAATCACAGACAACCTGCTTATCAATAGGTACTATCAGACACTCTCCTGCTCGTAGCCGCTGTGAAGAAGCAATAATCTTACAGCGCCAGTCATTATGACGATTAAGTATGCGCGGCAACGTACCAATCATAGCCTGATTAAAATGATGTGCCAATAAAATACAAATTGGTAGTGTGGCTGGTACGTTATCTAAAAACTCTTTAACTGCACTAGGGCCACCCATAGAAGCACCCAAAAATACGACATAATGCCAGTCAGTATCAGGACTCTTGTAAGCTGGAGCATCTACCAATATTGGCAAGTCAAGCAATTGGGCAAATTTACGCTTTAACTTACGTTGCCACTTTGCATATTCTTGGGATTCATTTAGATACGGTGCTTGACTGAAGCCAACCAGTACTGCTGCTGGTTTGGATGCCACCGTCGCTATTGCCACACTGTCATCATAATCACTGTCTATCAACCAAATATCGATAGCTGAATTAGAAAGCTCACCTGTTTCCTGCCACTGTGCTCGTGACACACAGCCGACCAGCGTAAAGCCGAAACTACGTACCGTATCTGAAAAAGCCATGCGCTGGCGGTGATCTTCTGCCACCACCATCACTTTAATATCGTTTCTATTTTTTTTTCGCAGCGCTAAAACACGTGCATTATCCTTCATTAGTCAGGCTGACCCCTTCACCTAGTAATTTTTGCATTTTATCAAGCAGCTCTTTTTCTTGGAATGGTTTACCCATATAGTCATTCACACCAATCTCTAAGGCACGCTCACGATGCTTTTCGCCAGTACGTGACGTTATCATAATAATCGGAATTTGCTTTAGACGACTATTATGTCGGACTTGAGTGGCGACCTCGAAGCCGTCCATACGAGGCATTTCGATATCAAGCAATATCATATCTGGTGTCATATCTTGCAATATTTCAATTGCGTCAATACCATCTTTAGCGACTGCCACATTGAACCCTTGGCGCTCTAAGAAACGTGAGGTTACTTTACGCACTGTCACTGAGTCATCGACGACTAAAATGGTAGATTTAGACTCTATACGTCCTCTTTTAGCATCAGCAGCTTTCGTAATATTCTTGACCAATTGCGCATTACGCATAAGAGCAATCAGATCTAAGATGAGCATGACCGAGCCATCACCCATGATAGTAGCAGCTGAAACCCCTGGAATATTTGATAACTGTTGGCCTAAAGGTTTGACAACAACTTCTATGCGCGAACCTGCAATCTGATCCACTTGCAAAGCAATATTCTGTCCGGTACGGTTTTTAATAATGATAAGCGGTAAGCTGGTATTGGTATTTACGACCAACTCATTTAACTTATTGCCTGATAAAATTTCATTTAGATAGCGTACTCGATACTCAGTGTCTTCGAAATTCAATGTGGCATCATTTGATTGATAATAGTCATAGAGCTTCTCTGGATTCACTCGAACCACGCGCTCGATCTGTACCAATGGAATCGCGTAGTAGCGATCTGCAGCACGAACAACCAACGCGTCAGACACGGCTACTGTCAGTGGTAAGCGCATCGTAAAACTAGAGCCTTTACCCAACTCTGAAACGACAGATACCGATCCACCTAGTTGGCGAATCTCACTAATAACAACGTCCATACCAACGCCGCGTCCAGAAATCTGAGTCACTTGCTGACTAGTACTCAATCCAGCGTTGAAAATATATTGCATAATATCAAGGTCTGACAGACTATTATCGTCTGCATCAATTAGACCCTGAGAGATGGCTTTGCTACGTACCGCTTCAACATCAATGCCTCGCCCATCATCTGTTAATTGGATGACGATCTCACTACCTTCACGATGTACTTCAAGGGTAATACGGCCGCTACGCTCTTTGCCTGATTTCAGACGGGTCGATGTGGTTTCAATACCATGGTCGACAGCATTACGTAACATATGCTCAAGCGGTGACGTAATGCGCTCTAGGATGGTTCTATCCATCTCGTCATCAGCATTAATGATGGTCAGTTCAACAGACTTATTGAGCTCGTTAGCTGTTTGACGTACGATACGTTCAAGACGTGGTGTCAAACGCGTAAATGGCACCATACGCGAATTCATCAAACCGTCTTGCAGTTCAGTCTGGGTACGAGACAACTGTAAAAGTAGACTTTCACTATCACGTGTCTTTTCTAATAATGTATGGTTAATATCAACCAAATCCGAGGCCGACTCTGTTAAAGATTTAGACAACTGATTCAAAGATGAGTATTGATCCATCTCTAGAGGGTCAAAGTCTTCATTATCGATGAGTTCCTCATCTATCTGAGACAGAATCTGTGCTTCTAGCTCGATCTCCATACGACGTAGCTGATCTGCCAAACGTTGTACTGTCGTACCCATCTCTTCAATACTGTTTGTTAGACTACTGATACCCATATCGATACGAGCACGGTTAATCGCTGACTCACCAGATAAATTAATCATGTGCTCAATTAAACCACCCGAGATACGA includes:
- a CDS encoding chemotaxis protein CheB, with protein sequence MKDNARVLALRKKNRNDIKVMVVAEDHRQRMAFSDTVRSFGFTLVGCVSRAQWQETGELSNSAIDIWLIDSDYDDSVAIATVASKPAAVLVGFSQAPYLNESQEYAKWQRKLKRKFAQLLDLPILVDAPAYKSPDTDWHYVVFLGASMGGPSAVKEFLDNVPATLPICILLAHHFNQAMIGTLPRILNRHNDWRCKIIASSQRLRAGECLIVPIDKQVVCDSTGRVILLDQDWHGEYKPAIGQLLKNTSDVHGSELINIIFSGMGNDGSQYLDLIQDNNSQLWAQDPSLSACPSQPQAIIDSGYCNFVGSPTDLAKKLIDYIGERADSHSH